A DNA window from Vagococcus penaei contains the following coding sequences:
- a CDS encoding BMP family lipoprotein — MKKSTKFGITLLTTGLLVGLAACGSGSKDAKKDDSSAKKDDKNHSVAIITDVGGVDDKSFNQSAWEGLEAWGKKHDMSKGVDGYDYIQSNDASEYTTNIDQAVSSGFKTIFGIGYLLTDAVTAAADQNPDTNFGIIDAVIEGKDNVVSATFKDNEAAYLAGIAAAYTTKTDKVGFIGGEEGPVIDRFEAGFVMGVQDGAKELKKDIKVDVKYAASFGDPAKGKALAAKIYQDGADIIYHASGGTGPGIFQEAKSINEKRDPDDKVWVIGVDRNQQEDGNYKAKDGKESNFTLTSTIKGVGAAVEDISTRALEDKFPGGEHLSYGLKDGGVELVDGNLDAKALDAVKAARERVIKGEVEIPETPKK; from the coding sequence ATGAAAAAATCAACAAAATTTGGTATTACACTATTAACTACAGGTTTACTAGTTGGATTAGCTGCTTGTGGTAGTGGAAGCAAAGATGCTAAAAAAGATGACAGCAGTGCGAAGAAAGATGATAAAAATCATAGCGTTGCTATCATTACTGACGTTGGTGGGGTAGATGATAAATCATTTAACCAATCAGCATGGGAAGGGTTAGAAGCTTGGGGTAAAAAACATGACATGTCTAAAGGTGTCGATGGCTATGACTACATCCAATCTAACGATGCATCTGAATATACAACAAATATTGACCAAGCTGTATCAAGTGGCTTCAAAACAATTTTTGGTATTGGTTATTTATTAACAGATGCTGTAACAGCTGCAGCTGATCAAAATCCTGATACAAACTTTGGTATCATCGATGCTGTTATCGAAGGTAAAGACAACGTTGTTTCTGCAACATTTAAAGACAATGAAGCGGCTTATTTAGCTGGTATTGCTGCTGCATACACAACTAAAACAGATAAAGTTGGCTTTATCGGTGGAGAAGAAGGACCTGTAATTGACCGTTTCGAAGCTGGATTTGTTATGGGTGTTCAAGATGGCGCGAAAGAATTGAAAAAAGATATCAAAGTTGATGTGAAATATGCAGCATCATTTGGTGACCCTGCAAAAGGTAAGGCTTTAGCAGCTAAAATTTACCAAGATGGCGCAGATATTATTTATCACGCTTCTGGTGGTACTGGACCTGGAATCTTCCAAGAAGCGAAAAGTATCAATGAAAAACGCGATCCAGACGATAAAGTTTGGGTAATCGGTGTGGATAGAAACCAACAAGAAGATGGTAACTATAAAGCAAAAGATGGTAAAGAATCTAACTTTACATTAACTTCAACAATTAAAGGTGTTGGCGCTGCTGTAGAAGATATTTCGACTCGTGCATTAGAAGACAAATTCCCTGGTGGCGAACACTTAAGCTATGGATTAAAAGATGGCGGTGTTGAATTGGTTGATGGTAACTTAGACGCTAAAGCATTAGATGCTGTAAAAGCTGCTCGCGAACGTGTTATTAAAGGTGAAGTTGAAATTCCTGAAACTCCTAAAAAATAA
- a CDS encoding ABC transporter permease: protein MSNLNSNRLNSVLVPVLSILMGFILGAIIMVIFGYDPIQGYQAMFQTAFRSPKSIGEIFVMAAPLIFTALGFAVANSAGFFNIGLSGQALAGWVASIWVGLVMHDSPRLLTLICAISAGVIAGAIAAAIPGFLRAYFGTSEVIVTIMMNYIILHVSTHIINNVIAKQYISTKGTTKMVGANASLRTEFLSQISEGSRLNLGIIFAFVALILVWFLMKKTTLGFEITSVGLNPFASEYAGMSSKRIIVLSMVISGALAGFGGVVYGLGTFENLVVQGGSLSIGFDGMAVSLLGGGSSIGILLSALLFSILKLGGQGMPLVAGVPTELVDVVIASIIFFIGINYLIRFILKKIETKKASKAAKGGQTS, encoded by the coding sequence ATGAGTAATTTAAATTCAAATCGATTAAATAGCGTCTTAGTTCCCGTGCTTTCGATTTTAATGGGCTTTATCTTAGGTGCAATTATTATGGTTATTTTTGGTTACGACCCAATTCAGGGGTATCAGGCAATGTTCCAAACAGCCTTCCGTTCACCAAAAAGTATCGGTGAGATTTTTGTAATGGCTGCTCCATTAATTTTCACAGCATTGGGCTTTGCGGTCGCGAACTCGGCTGGTTTCTTCAATATCGGTTTATCTGGTCAAGCTTTAGCTGGTTGGGTTGCAAGTATCTGGGTTGGTTTAGTTATGCATGATTCACCCCGCTTATTGACGTTAATTTGTGCAATTTCTGCTGGTGTGATTGCTGGTGCAATTGCAGCTGCTATTCCAGGTTTTTTACGAGCTTACTTTGGAACAAGTGAAGTTATTGTTACCATTATGATGAATTATATTATTTTACATGTTAGTACGCATATTATTAATAATGTGATTGCTAAGCAATATATTTCTACTAAAGGAACAACAAAAATGGTCGGTGCCAATGCCTCGCTAAGAACAGAATTTTTAAGTCAAATTAGTGAAGGTTCACGTTTGAACTTAGGGATTATTTTTGCTTTTGTAGCATTGATTTTAGTTTGGTTCTTGATGAAAAAGACGACGTTAGGTTTTGAAATTACGTCGGTAGGCTTGAACCCATTTGCTTCTGAATATGCAGGAATGAGTAGTAAACGAATTATTGTTTTATCCATGGTTATCTCAGGTGCTCTAGCTGGCTTCGGGGGCGTGGTTTATGGTTTAGGAACATTTGAAAACTTAGTTGTTCAAGGTGGCTCATTAAGTATTGGGTTTGATGGTATGGCGGTTTCTCTATTAGGTGGTGGATCCTCAATTGGTATCCTACTATCTGCTTTACTATTCAGTATTTTAAAACTAGGTGGACAAGGTATGCCATTAGTTGCTGGTGTACCAACTGAGTTAGTTGACGTTGTAATTGCATCAATTATCTTCTTCATTGGAATTAATTACTTAATTCGTTTTATCTTGAAAAAAATTGAAACAAAAAAAGCATCCAAAGCTGCTAAAGGAGGTCAAACATCATGA
- a CDS encoding ABC transporter permease: protein MSLDTIASLITQTLVYSTPLVFTALGGTFSERSGVVNVGLEGIMVMGAFSSVVFNLSFASTFGAWTPWLACLVGGLVGMVFSLLHAVATINLRANHIISGTVINLMAPALSIFLVKIIYGKGQTDQVVETFGYSSFPILNKIPVIGPLLFSNTTAPAFVSILFAVIAWFILYKTRFGLRLRAVGENPQAADTLGINVYGMKYAGVLISGFLGGIGGAVFAQSISGRFAVTTISGQGFISMAAMIFGKWNPIGAMGAAMFFGFAQNLSIAGDGLPIISSIPKVYMEIAPYALTILVLVLFIGKSTGPKANGKTYIKSK from the coding sequence ATGAGTTTAGACACAATTGCATCTTTAATCACTCAAACATTAGTCTATTCGACGCCTTTAGTGTTTACAGCTTTAGGTGGAACGTTCTCAGAACGTAGTGGGGTTGTTAACGTTGGTTTAGAAGGTATTATGGTTATGGGCGCCTTTAGTTCGGTTGTCTTTAACTTGAGTTTCGCTTCAACATTTGGTGCTTGGACACCGTGGCTAGCCTGTCTAGTTGGTGGTTTAGTTGGGATGGTTTTCTCCTTGCTACATGCTGTGGCAACGATTAACTTACGTGCTAATCACATCATTAGTGGTACGGTAATTAACTTAATGGCACCGGCACTGAGTATCTTTTTAGTCAAAATTATTTATGGCAAAGGTCAAACAGATCAAGTGGTTGAAACATTTGGTTATTCTAGTTTTCCAATCTTAAATAAAATCCCTGTCATTGGACCGTTGTTATTTTCAAATACGACGGCACCGGCATTTGTATCCATTTTATTTGCAGTCATTGCGTGGTTTATTTTATACAAAACGCGTTTTGGTCTAAGATTACGTGCAGTTGGGGAAAATCCTCAAGCTGCAGACACATTGGGAATTAATGTTTATGGCATGAAATATGCTGGTGTATTAATTTCTGGTTTCCTTGGCGGTATTGGTGGTGCGGTATTCGCTCAATCAATTTCTGGTCGTTTTGCAGTAACAACGATTTCTGGTCAAGGGTTCATCTCAATGGCTGCGATGATCTTTGGTAAGTGGAATCCGATTGGAGCTATGGGAGCAGCAATGTTCTTTGGTTTCGCTCAAAACTTAAGTATCGCTGGTGATGGTCTGCCAATCATTTCAAGTATTCCAAAAGTCTACATGGAAATCGCACCATATGCGTTAACTATTTTAGTCCTTGTATTATTTATTGGTAAATCAACAGGACCAAAAGCAAATGGTAAAACATACATTAAATCTAAATAA
- a CDS encoding cytidine deaminase has protein sequence MEQKKQQLIEVAKEALQTAYVPYSEFPVGAALLTKEGQIFSGCNIENASFGLTNCAERTAIFKAVSEGQKEFQHLVVIGQTEQPISPCGACRQVLVEFCQPDMPVTLCNLNGDLKETTIQELLPYSFTEIEH, from the coding sequence ATGGAACAAAAAAAACAACAGTTAATTGAAGTTGCTAAAGAAGCGCTCCAAACAGCATATGTTCCTTATTCTGAATTTCCAGTCGGAGCAGCGTTATTAACAAAAGAGGGCCAGATTTTTTCTGGTTGTAATATCGAAAATGCCTCATTTGGCTTAACGAACTGTGCCGAACGAACAGCAATCTTTAAAGCTGTTTCCGAAGGTCAAAAAGAGTTCCAACATTTAGTGGTAATTGGTCAAACAGAACAGCCAATCTCACCATGTGGAGCCTGTCGACAAGTTCTTGTTGAATTTTGTCAGCCAGACATGCCAGTGACTCTTTGCAATTTGAATGGTGATTTAAAGGAGACGACCATTCAAGAATTATTGCCATACTCCTTTACTGAAATTGAGCATTAA
- a CDS encoding ABC transporter ATP-binding protein — MSQENYVIEMRNITKQFGEFKANDNINLQIKKGEIHALLGENGAGKSTLMNVLSGLLQPTSGQIYMDGKPVNFSGPTDASKRGIGMVHQHFMLVDAFTVTENIILGDEPVDKGMLDKAVAAKEIERISKQYGMEVVPSALISDISVGMQQRVEILKTLYRGANILIFDEPTAVLTPQEIDELILTMKELVKEGKSIIIITHKLDEIKKVADRCTVIRRGKSIDTVTVKDVSSQELADLMVGRSVSFKTEKRPPKPNEAILSINDLYVKESRGLDAVKGLSLDVRGGEVVGIAGIDGNGQTELIQAITGLRKVEKGTVTIKGKDVTNQRPRQITEVGIGHVPEDRHKYGLVLEMSLADNIALQSYYHAPFSKSGVLNQKYINDYARKLIEEYDVRTTGELVPAAALSGGNQQKAIIAREMDRDPELLIVSQPTRGLDVGAIEYIHKRLIEHRDKGKAVLVVSFELDEILNVSDRIAVIHAGEIVGIVDPKETSEKELGLLMAGYSLDEARKELGVKVGETHE; from the coding sequence ATGAGTCAAGAAAATTATGTCATTGAAATGCGTAATATAACAAAGCAGTTCGGTGAATTTAAGGCAAATGACAATATTAATCTCCAAATTAAAAAGGGTGAGATCCATGCTTTGTTAGGTGAGAATGGAGCGGGTAAATCAACACTGATGAATGTGTTGTCAGGACTCCTACAACCTACAAGCGGTCAAATTTATATGGATGGTAAACCGGTTAACTTTTCTGGACCAACAGATGCTAGTAAGCGTGGAATTGGGATGGTTCACCAACATTTTATGTTAGTTGACGCTTTTACTGTAACCGAAAACATTATTTTAGGTGATGAGCCCGTAGATAAAGGGATGCTTGATAAAGCAGTTGCAGCTAAAGAGATTGAACGTATTTCAAAACAATACGGAATGGAAGTTGTGCCGTCAGCATTAATTAGCGATATTTCAGTTGGGATGCAACAACGTGTTGAAATTTTAAAAACGTTATATCGTGGAGCAAATATTTTAATCTTCGATGAGCCAACAGCAGTATTAACACCTCAAGAAATTGATGAGTTAATTCTAACAATGAAAGAGTTAGTCAAAGAAGGTAAATCAATTATTATTATCACACATAAATTAGATGAAATTAAAAAAGTAGCTGATCGTTGTACAGTTATTCGTCGTGGTAAAAGTATTGATACAGTTACGGTAAAAGATGTGTCATCACAAGAATTAGCGGATTTAATGGTTGGTCGTTCTGTTTCATTTAAAACGGAGAAACGCCCACCAAAACCAAATGAAGCTATTTTATCAATTAATGATTTATATGTGAAAGAAAGCCGTGGACTTGATGCTGTAAAAGGCCTTAGCCTTGACGTTCGTGGTGGCGAAGTTGTCGGAATAGCGGGAATTGATGGCAATGGTCAAACGGAATTAATTCAAGCAATTACTGGTTTACGCAAAGTGGAAAAAGGAACTGTAACAATTAAAGGAAAAGATGTGACAAATCAACGTCCACGTCAAATTACTGAAGTTGGAATAGGGCATGTACCAGAAGACCGTCATAAGTATGGTTTAGTTTTAGAAATGTCACTAGCAGATAATATCGCATTACAAAGTTATTATCATGCGCCATTTAGTAAGAGTGGCGTGTTAAATCAAAAGTATATTAATGATTATGCGCGTAAGCTAATCGAAGAATACGACGTACGAACAACAGGTGAGTTGGTTCCAGCAGCTGCATTATCCGGTGGTAATCAGCAAAAGGCGATTATCGCGCGTGAAATGGATCGTGATCCAGAGTTACTGATTGTCTCACAACCAACACGTGGGTTAGATGTTGGAGCAATTGAATATATTCATAAACGCTTGATTGAGCATCGTGATAAAGGTAAAGCGGTTTTAGTCGTTAGTTTTGAATTAGATGAAATTTTAAATGTATCAGATAGAATAGCGGTTATTCATGCCGGAGAAATTGTCGGAATTGTTGATCCAAAAGAAACATCTGAAAAAGAATTAGGCTTATTGATGGCTGGTTACTCACTAGATGAAGCGAGAAAAGAATTAGGTGTGAAAGTAGGTGAAACACATGAGTAA